From Anopheles arabiensis isolate DONGOLA chromosome 3, AaraD3, whole genome shotgun sequence, a single genomic window includes:
- the LOC120900909 gene encoding death-associated protein kinase related isoform X1, whose translation MIHVDETDPLGDIPPAFPYREVEIKRGIDPKQIYELSSELGRGKFGVVYKCKEKSTGVRLAAKFIQIVKKGDRRNIEREVHMMNVLHHSKIAQLYAAYEFDRTFCVMMELVEGGELFDRVLDEKFVLTEKACSIFMRQICDAVAYIHGNNIIHLDMKPENILCLTESGNRIKIIDFGLAREYDPDNKLQVLFGTPEFVAPEVVNFEAISFATDMWSVGVIAYVLVSGLSPFAGEDDIQTMGNITIGRYDFLDEAFDNVSEEAIDFINRCLVKEQKERLTAEDALKHKWIKRKPQYHPTNRRPSLTNSFKPILLESNNNSSNVTNTEIAKDNLKELVGKWDETPNNRYAFEQDTENIIAPSGETVQLRRPTLPELAGLANGSNTSGSRRGSIARVALDVNEDAESNAENEAPNQGSDSNYNVHRRYDEQQTKHQQHHYDPDKPPILLELTQQTKAEAEESIASDSLPLSTNTLPATNSERFDSCQRSVTSNSARYDEAPAVQGGNAAGGGSSRSICSSDSNGSISSYSSLEERAPAANQQMPACANTDGGLEPASKTIVIVVQQPHPVPNSSPHTNNTHTDTIASNGRPNRTSVSSDFLSADSDSVASSSDTTASVCTDPAPSPTTTPLHLLHPASPAQPNPPRTVGSAGDGDAVTDTHRDKVRDDLRKLSDLLKLSLTNVKALDGVEQSAPNAPTATTPTTPAPALELDSELESLKSKVNTIRTSRAQNKLNELAQRPDFLANDPFKLPTFRFLPKSISLCNEDSVFKENYTKFCDRNASGRLSREQSQETTVSEKIDAVGTIVRKKSTTSSTTKKKKDPEGAATATTTTTTTTTFSSTPSGKIASTTTVRKTIVKQQKIVVEDASSSVTTVGTSESSRSRSIAPVKSLDVSSSSTASDSSKLTHSASIKRTKFRVNQLSSRDVPVAINSVARRYLERSGVQDDLSTSVARLPRTLSPTGPGQTTLDDTVMANNLRNSALRLRSSVSVDWDAMEAVENRSMKTINTFLKRHAVASSAVKQIQAQLEATITTHK comes from the exons ATGATTCACGTGGATGAAACAGATCCCCTCGGAG ACATTCCACCAGCGTTCCCGTACCGAGAGGTGGAAATTAAGCGCGGCATCGATCCAAAACAGATATACGAGCTCAGCTCCGAGCTTGGCAG GGGAAAGTTCGGCGTAGTCTACAAATGCAAGGAAAAGTCGACCGGCGTCCGTCTGGCGGCCAAATTCATCCAGATCGTAAAGAAGGGCGACCGGCGCAACATCGAGCGCGAGGTGCACATGATGAACGTGCTACACCACTCGAAGATCGCTCAGCTGTACGCGGCGTACGAGTTCGATCGTACCTTCTGCGTCATGATGGAGCT CGTGGAGGGCGGCGAACTGTTCGATCGAGTGCTGGACGAAAAGTTCGTGCTGACCGAGAAGGCGTGCTCGATCTTTATGCGCCAGATCTGCGATGCGGTCGCGTACATCCACGGCAATAACATCATCCATCTCGACATGAAGCCGGAGAACATACTCTGCCTGACGGAGAGCGGCAACCGGATCAAGATCATCGATTTCGGGCTGGCGCGCGAGTACGACCCAGACAACAAGCTGCAGGTGCTGTTCGGGACGCCCGAGTTTGTCGCCCCGGAGGTGGTCAACTTTGAGGCGATCTCGTTCGCCACGGACATGTGGAGCGTTGGTGTGATCGCTTACGTGCT AGTTTCCGGACTTTCACCTTTTGCCGGTGAGGATGACATTCAGACGATGGGCAACATAACGATTGGGAGATACGATTTCTTGGATGAAGCGTTCGACAACGTTTCGGAGGAAGCGATCGACTTCATCAACCGGTGTTTGGTTAAGGAACAAAA GGAGCGTCTGACAGCGGAAGATGCGCTCAAGCACAAGTGGATCAAGCGGAAACCCCAGTACCATCCAACGAATCGGCGACCATCGCTCACCAACAGCTTCAAGCCGATTCTGCtggaaagcaacaacaacagtagtAATGTGACG AACACCGAAATTGCTAAGGACAATCTGAAGGAACTGGTAGGCAAGTGGGACGAAACGCCCAACAATCGGTACGCGTTCGAGCAGGACACGGAGAACATTATTGCGCCGTCCGGCGAAACCGTACAGCTGCGACGGCCCACGCTACCGGAGCTGGCCGGGCTAGCGAACGGCAGCAACACGTCCGGCAGCCGGAGGGGCAGCATAGCGCGAG TAGCCCTCGACGTGAATGAAGACGCAGAGAGTAACGCCGAAAATGAAGCACCGAACCAGGGTAGCGATTCGAACTACAATGTCCATCGCCGTTACGACGAGCAGCAAACGaagcaccaacaacaccacTACGAtccggacaaaccaccaataTTACTGGAGTTGacgcaacaaacaaaagctgAAGCAGAAGAGTCGATCGCATCCGACAGCTTGCCGCTCTCAACTAACACTTTGCCGGCTACTAATAGTGAGCGATTTGATAGCTGTCAGCGCAGTGTGACGTCTAACAGCGCCCGCTACGATGAGGCACCTGCGGTACAGGGTGGTAAcgcagctggtggtggtagtagtagaagtatTTGCAGTAGTGATAGTAATGGCAGTATTAGTAGCTATAGTAGCTTAGAGGAAAGAGCGCCTGCTGCTAACCAGCAAATGCCAGCTTGCGCAAATACCGACGGTGGTCTTGAGCCGGCATCAAAgaccatcgtcatcgtcgtccagCAGCCGCATCCCGTCCCAAACTCATCcccacacaccaacaacacgCACACTGATACAATCGCATCCAACGGACGGCCAAACCGTACGTCCGTGTCGTCCGATTTCCTTTCCGCAGATAGTGACTCTGTTGCGTCCTCTAGTGACACCACGGCAAGCGTGTGCACGGATCCGGCCCCAtccccaacaacaacaccactaCACCTTCTACACCCAGCGTCACCTGCCCAACCGAACCCACCACGGACCGTCGGTTCCGCGGGTGATGGTGACGCGGTGACCGATACACACCGGGACAAGGTACGTGACGATTTGCGTAAACTTTCCGATTTACTAAAGCTTTCCCTCACGAACGTGAAGGCATTGGATGGAGTGGAGCAGTCGGCACCGAACGCACCGACCGCCACCACACCGACAACCCCCGCACCTGCCCTCGAGCTGGACAGTGAGCTGGAGAGTCTCAAGTCGAAGGTGAACACGATCCGCACCTCCCGGGCGCAGAACAAGCTGAATGAGCTGGCCCAGCGGCCCGACTTCCTCGCGAACGATCCGTTCAAGCTGCCTACGTTCCGGTTCCTGCCCAAGTCGATCAGCCTCTGCAACGAAGATTCGGTGTTCAAGGAGAACTATACGAAGTTTTGCGATCGTAACGCGTCTGGCAGGTTATCGCGCGAACAGTCGCAGGAAACGACGGTAAGTGAGAAGATAGACGCCGTCGGTACAATTGTACGCAAGAAGTCGACCACGTCGTCAacgacgaagaagaaaaaagatccAGAAGGAGCGGccacggcgacgacgacgaccacaacCACTACGACCTTCTCGAGTACACCCTCGGGAAAGATCGCTTCCACTACTACGGTGCGCAAAACGATCGTTAAACAGCAAAAGATTGTAGTGGAAGATGCGAGTTCGAGTGTGACGACTGTCGGGACCTCCGAGAGCAGCAGATCGAGATCGATCGCACCAGTCAAGAGTCTCGATGTGTCATCATCGTCAACGGCATCGGACAGCAGCAAGTTAACGCATTCGGCTTCGATCAAGCGTACCAAATTTCGCGTCAATCAGCTCAGCAGTCGAGATGTGCCGGTGGCGATTAACTCCGTTGCACGGCGCTATCTCGAGCGGAGTGGTGTACAGGATGATCTTTCCACGTCGGTCGCCAGACTGCCTCGTACGCTCAGCCCCACCGGCCCGGGTCAGACCACGCTCGACGACACGGTGATGGCAAACAATCTGCGCAACAGTGCGCTACGACTGCGCAGCTCGGTTTCGGTGGACTGGGATGCGATGGAGGCGGTCGAAAATCGATCGATGAAGACGATCAATACCTTCCTGAAGCGGCACGCCGTAGCCAGTTCGGCCGTGAAACAGATCCAAGCACAGCTAGAGGCAACCATTACGACGCACAAGTAG
- the LOC120900909 gene encoding death-associated protein kinase related isoform X2, translated as MIHVDETDPLGDIPPAFPYREVEIKRGIDPKQIYELSSELGRGKFGVVYKCKEKSTGVRLAAKFIQIVKKGDRRNIEREVHMMNVLHHSKIAQLYAAYEFDRTFCVMMELVEGGELFDRVLDEKFVLTEKACSIFMRQICDAVAYIHGNNIIHLDMKPENILCLTESGNRIKIIDFGLAREYDPDNKLQVLFGTPEFVAPEVVNFEAISFATDMWSVGVIAYVLVSGLSPFAGEDDIQTMGNITIGRYDFLDEAFDNVSEEAIDFINRCLVKEQKERLTAEDALKHKWIKRKPQYHPTNRRPSLTNSFKPILLESNNNSSNVTNTEIAKDNLKELVGKWDETPNNRYAFEQDTENIIAPSGETVQLRRPTLPELAGLANGSNTSGSRRGSIARVALDVNEDAESNAENEAPNQGSDSNYNVHRRYDEQQTKHQQHHYDPDKPPILLELTQQTKAEAEESIASDSLPLSTNTLPATNSERFDSCQRSVTSNSARYDEAPAVQGGNAAGGGSSRSICSSDSNGSISSYSSLEERAPAANQQMPACANTDGGLEPASKTIVIVVQQPHPVPNSSPHTNNTHTDTIASNGRPNRTSVSSDFLSADSDSVASSSDTTASVCTDPAPSPTTTPLHLLHPASPAQPNPPRTVGSAGDGDAVTDTHRDKALDGVEQSAPNAPTATTPTTPAPALELDSELESLKSKVNTIRTSRAQNKLNELAQRPDFLANDPFKLPTFRFLPKSISLCNEDSVFKENYTKFCDRNASGRLSREQSQETTVSEKIDAVGTIVRKKSTTSSTTKKKKDPEGAATATTTTTTTTTFSSTPSGKIASTTTVRKTIVKQQKIVVEDASSSVTTVGTSESSRSRSIAPVKSLDVSSSSTASDSSKLTHSASIKRTKFRVNQLSSRDVPVAINSVARRYLERSGVQDDLSTSVARLPRTLSPTGPGQTTLDDTVMANNLRNSALRLRSSVSVDWDAMEAVENRSMKTINTFLKRHAVASSAVKQIQAQLEATITTHK; from the exons ATGATTCACGTGGATGAAACAGATCCCCTCGGAG ACATTCCACCAGCGTTCCCGTACCGAGAGGTGGAAATTAAGCGCGGCATCGATCCAAAACAGATATACGAGCTCAGCTCCGAGCTTGGCAG GGGAAAGTTCGGCGTAGTCTACAAATGCAAGGAAAAGTCGACCGGCGTCCGTCTGGCGGCCAAATTCATCCAGATCGTAAAGAAGGGCGACCGGCGCAACATCGAGCGCGAGGTGCACATGATGAACGTGCTACACCACTCGAAGATCGCTCAGCTGTACGCGGCGTACGAGTTCGATCGTACCTTCTGCGTCATGATGGAGCT CGTGGAGGGCGGCGAACTGTTCGATCGAGTGCTGGACGAAAAGTTCGTGCTGACCGAGAAGGCGTGCTCGATCTTTATGCGCCAGATCTGCGATGCGGTCGCGTACATCCACGGCAATAACATCATCCATCTCGACATGAAGCCGGAGAACATACTCTGCCTGACGGAGAGCGGCAACCGGATCAAGATCATCGATTTCGGGCTGGCGCGCGAGTACGACCCAGACAACAAGCTGCAGGTGCTGTTCGGGACGCCCGAGTTTGTCGCCCCGGAGGTGGTCAACTTTGAGGCGATCTCGTTCGCCACGGACATGTGGAGCGTTGGTGTGATCGCTTACGTGCT AGTTTCCGGACTTTCACCTTTTGCCGGTGAGGATGACATTCAGACGATGGGCAACATAACGATTGGGAGATACGATTTCTTGGATGAAGCGTTCGACAACGTTTCGGAGGAAGCGATCGACTTCATCAACCGGTGTTTGGTTAAGGAACAAAA GGAGCGTCTGACAGCGGAAGATGCGCTCAAGCACAAGTGGATCAAGCGGAAACCCCAGTACCATCCAACGAATCGGCGACCATCGCTCACCAACAGCTTCAAGCCGATTCTGCtggaaagcaacaacaacagtagtAATGTGACG AACACCGAAATTGCTAAGGACAATCTGAAGGAACTGGTAGGCAAGTGGGACGAAACGCCCAACAATCGGTACGCGTTCGAGCAGGACACGGAGAACATTATTGCGCCGTCCGGCGAAACCGTACAGCTGCGACGGCCCACGCTACCGGAGCTGGCCGGGCTAGCGAACGGCAGCAACACGTCCGGCAGCCGGAGGGGCAGCATAGCGCGAG TAGCCCTCGACGTGAATGAAGACGCAGAGAGTAACGCCGAAAATGAAGCACCGAACCAGGGTAGCGATTCGAACTACAATGTCCATCGCCGTTACGACGAGCAGCAAACGaagcaccaacaacaccacTACGAtccggacaaaccaccaataTTACTGGAGTTGacgcaacaaacaaaagctgAAGCAGAAGAGTCGATCGCATCCGACAGCTTGCCGCTCTCAACTAACACTTTGCCGGCTACTAATAGTGAGCGATTTGATAGCTGTCAGCGCAGTGTGACGTCTAACAGCGCCCGCTACGATGAGGCACCTGCGGTACAGGGTGGTAAcgcagctggtggtggtagtagtagaagtatTTGCAGTAGTGATAGTAATGGCAGTATTAGTAGCTATAGTAGCTTAGAGGAAAGAGCGCCTGCTGCTAACCAGCAAATGCCAGCTTGCGCAAATACCGACGGTGGTCTTGAGCCGGCATCAAAgaccatcgtcatcgtcgtccagCAGCCGCATCCCGTCCCAAACTCATCcccacacaccaacaacacgCACACTGATACAATCGCATCCAACGGACGGCCAAACCGTACGTCCGTGTCGTCCGATTTCCTTTCCGCAGATAGTGACTCTGTTGCGTCCTCTAGTGACACCACGGCAAGCGTGTGCACGGATCCGGCCCCAtccccaacaacaacaccactaCACCTTCTACACCCAGCGTCACCTGCCCAACCGAACCCACCACGGACCGTCGGTTCCGCGGGTGATGGTGACGCGGTGACCGATACACACCGGGACAAG GCATTGGATGGAGTGGAGCAGTCGGCACCGAACGCACCGACCGCCACCACACCGACAACCCCCGCACCTGCCCTCGAGCTGGACAGTGAGCTGGAGAGTCTCAAGTCGAAGGTGAACACGATCCGCACCTCCCGGGCGCAGAACAAGCTGAATGAGCTGGCCCAGCGGCCCGACTTCCTCGCGAACGATCCGTTCAAGCTGCCTACGTTCCGGTTCCTGCCCAAGTCGATCAGCCTCTGCAACGAAGATTCGGTGTTCAAGGAGAACTATACGAAGTTTTGCGATCGTAACGCGTCTGGCAGGTTATCGCGCGAACAGTCGCAGGAAACGACGGTAAGTGAGAAGATAGACGCCGTCGGTACAATTGTACGCAAGAAGTCGACCACGTCGTCAacgacgaagaagaaaaaagatccAGAAGGAGCGGccacggcgacgacgacgaccacaacCACTACGACCTTCTCGAGTACACCCTCGGGAAAGATCGCTTCCACTACTACGGTGCGCAAAACGATCGTTAAACAGCAAAAGATTGTAGTGGAAGATGCGAGTTCGAGTGTGACGACTGTCGGGACCTCCGAGAGCAGCAGATCGAGATCGATCGCACCAGTCAAGAGTCTCGATGTGTCATCATCGTCAACGGCATCGGACAGCAGCAAGTTAACGCATTCGGCTTCGATCAAGCGTACCAAATTTCGCGTCAATCAGCTCAGCAGTCGAGATGTGCCGGTGGCGATTAACTCCGTTGCACGGCGCTATCTCGAGCGGAGTGGTGTACAGGATGATCTTTCCACGTCGGTCGCCAGACTGCCTCGTACGCTCAGCCCCACCGGCCCGGGTCAGACCACGCTCGACGACACGGTGATGGCAAACAATCTGCGCAACAGTGCGCTACGACTGCGCAGCTCGGTTTCGGTGGACTGGGATGCGATGGAGGCGGTCGAAAATCGATCGATGAAGACGATCAATACCTTCCTGAAGCGGCACGCCGTAGCCAGTTCGGCCGTGAAACAGATCCAAGCACAGCTAGAGGCAACCATTACGACGCACAAGTAG
- the LOC120900909 gene encoding caM kinase-like vesicle-associated protein isoform X4, translated as MIHVDETDPLGDIPPAFPYREVEIKRGIDPKQIYELSSELGRGKFGVVYKCKEKSTGVRLAAKFIQIVKKGDRRNIEREVHMMNVLHHSKIAQLYAAYEFDRTFCVMMELVEGGELFDRVLDEKFVLTEKACSIFMRQICDAVAYIHGNNIIHLDMKPENILCLTESGNRIKIIDFGLAREYDPDNKLQVLFGTPEFVAPEVVNFEAISFATDMWSVGVIAYVLVSGLSPFAGEDDIQTMGNITIGRYDFLDEAFDNVSEEAIDFINRCLVKEQKERLTAEDALKHKWIKRKPQYHPTNRRPSLTNSFKPILLESNNNSSNVTNTEIAKDNLKELVGKWDETPNNRYAFEQDTENIIAPSGETVQLRRPTLPELAGLANGSNTSGSRRGSIARDSDSVASSSDTTASVCTDPAPSPTTTPLHLLHPASPAQPNPPRTVGSAGDGDAVTDTHRDKVRDDLRKLSDLLKLSLTNVKALDGVEQSAPNAPTATTPTTPAPALELDSELESLKSKVNTIRTSRAQNKLNELAQRPDFLANDPFKLPTFRFLPKSISLCNEDSVFKENYTKFCDRNASGRLSREQSQETTVSEKIDAVGTIVRKKSTTSSTTKKKKDPEGAATATTTTTTTTTFSSTPSGKIASTTTVRKTIVKQQKIVVEDASSSVTTVGTSESSRSRSIAPVKSLDVSSSSTASDSSKLTHSASIKRTKFRVNQLSSRDVPVAINSVARRYLERSGVQDDLSTSVARLPRTLSPTGPGQTTLDDTVMANNLRNSALRLRSSVSVDWDAMEAVENRSMKTINTFLKRHAVASSAVKQIQAQLEATITTHK; from the exons ATGATTCACGTGGATGAAACAGATCCCCTCGGAG ACATTCCACCAGCGTTCCCGTACCGAGAGGTGGAAATTAAGCGCGGCATCGATCCAAAACAGATATACGAGCTCAGCTCCGAGCTTGGCAG GGGAAAGTTCGGCGTAGTCTACAAATGCAAGGAAAAGTCGACCGGCGTCCGTCTGGCGGCCAAATTCATCCAGATCGTAAAGAAGGGCGACCGGCGCAACATCGAGCGCGAGGTGCACATGATGAACGTGCTACACCACTCGAAGATCGCTCAGCTGTACGCGGCGTACGAGTTCGATCGTACCTTCTGCGTCATGATGGAGCT CGTGGAGGGCGGCGAACTGTTCGATCGAGTGCTGGACGAAAAGTTCGTGCTGACCGAGAAGGCGTGCTCGATCTTTATGCGCCAGATCTGCGATGCGGTCGCGTACATCCACGGCAATAACATCATCCATCTCGACATGAAGCCGGAGAACATACTCTGCCTGACGGAGAGCGGCAACCGGATCAAGATCATCGATTTCGGGCTGGCGCGCGAGTACGACCCAGACAACAAGCTGCAGGTGCTGTTCGGGACGCCCGAGTTTGTCGCCCCGGAGGTGGTCAACTTTGAGGCGATCTCGTTCGCCACGGACATGTGGAGCGTTGGTGTGATCGCTTACGTGCT AGTTTCCGGACTTTCACCTTTTGCCGGTGAGGATGACATTCAGACGATGGGCAACATAACGATTGGGAGATACGATTTCTTGGATGAAGCGTTCGACAACGTTTCGGAGGAAGCGATCGACTTCATCAACCGGTGTTTGGTTAAGGAACAAAA GGAGCGTCTGACAGCGGAAGATGCGCTCAAGCACAAGTGGATCAAGCGGAAACCCCAGTACCATCCAACGAATCGGCGACCATCGCTCACCAACAGCTTCAAGCCGATTCTGCtggaaagcaacaacaacagtagtAATGTGACG AACACCGAAATTGCTAAGGACAATCTGAAGGAACTGGTAGGCAAGTGGGACGAAACGCCCAACAATCGGTACGCGTTCGAGCAGGACACGGAGAACATTATTGCGCCGTCCGGCGAAACCGTACAGCTGCGACGGCCCACGCTACCGGAGCTGGCCGGGCTAGCGAACGGCAGCAACACGTCCGGCAGCCGGAGGGGCAGCATAGCGCGAG ATAGTGACTCTGTTGCGTCCTCTAGTGACACCACGGCAAGCGTGTGCACGGATCCGGCCCCAtccccaacaacaacaccactaCACCTTCTACACCCAGCGTCACCTGCCCAACCGAACCCACCACGGACCGTCGGTTCCGCGGGTGATGGTGACGCGGTGACCGATACACACCGGGACAAGGTACGTGACGATTTGCGTAAACTTTCCGATTTACTAAAGCTTTCCCTCACGAACGTGAAGGCATTGGATGGAGTGGAGCAGTCGGCACCGAACGCACCGACCGCCACCACACCGACAACCCCCGCACCTGCCCTCGAGCTGGACAGTGAGCTGGAGAGTCTCAAGTCGAAGGTGAACACGATCCGCACCTCCCGGGCGCAGAACAAGCTGAATGAGCTGGCCCAGCGGCCCGACTTCCTCGCGAACGATCCGTTCAAGCTGCCTACGTTCCGGTTCCTGCCCAAGTCGATCAGCCTCTGCAACGAAGATTCGGTGTTCAAGGAGAACTATACGAAGTTTTGCGATCGTAACGCGTCTGGCAGGTTATCGCGCGAACAGTCGCAGGAAACGACGGTAAGTGAGAAGATAGACGCCGTCGGTACAATTGTACGCAAGAAGTCGACCACGTCGTCAacgacgaagaagaaaaaagatccAGAAGGAGCGGccacggcgacgacgacgaccacaacCACTACGACCTTCTCGAGTACACCCTCGGGAAAGATCGCTTCCACTACTACGGTGCGCAAAACGATCGTTAAACAGCAAAAGATTGTAGTGGAAGATGCGAGTTCGAGTGTGACGACTGTCGGGACCTCCGAGAGCAGCAGATCGAGATCGATCGCACCAGTCAAGAGTCTCGATGTGTCATCATCGTCAACGGCATCGGACAGCAGCAAGTTAACGCATTCGGCTTCGATCAAGCGTACCAAATTTCGCGTCAATCAGCTCAGCAGTCGAGATGTGCCGGTGGCGATTAACTCCGTTGCACGGCGCTATCTCGAGCGGAGTGGTGTACAGGATGATCTTTCCACGTCGGTCGCCAGACTGCCTCGTACGCTCAGCCCCACCGGCCCGGGTCAGACCACGCTCGACGACACGGTGATGGCAAACAATCTGCGCAACAGTGCGCTACGACTGCGCAGCTCGGTTTCGGTGGACTGGGATGCGATGGAGGCGGTCGAAAATCGATCGATGAAGACGATCAATACCTTCCTGAAGCGGCACGCCGTAGCCAGTTCGGCCGTGAAACAGATCCAAGCACAGCTAGAGGCAACCATTACGACGCACAAGTAG